The following is a genomic window from Petrotoga sp. 9PWA.NaAc.5.4.
AACTTTTGAATTAGGAGCTTATAATTCTACCTACGGAGCTACCGTTACAGATATAACATATAATTTTAAAAATACGTTAATGGCTAAAACTGTTGATGGAGAATATATAGAACTAACAAGCAGTTATAAATATGATCAAAACCTTATTCCTTTATATTATTTTGACATATATCAAAGTGAAACTAAGGTATCTTTAACTGAAGAAGGACTTATAGATGTTAATAATTCAAAATTTTTAGTTGGTGAACCTATTTTGACAAATATTGATACTCGAGATTTTATTATTGCCGAACATAAGAATAACTTTAGATATGGCTATAAGTTAGCTGATAAAGAAATTGTAAGTATAGATACCTTCACTGTTTTAGAAGAGATAGATGTTTATTTTGATTATTTACCAGTTGCCTTAACGCCATCTGATTTAAAAGCGGTTAATCTAAAAAATTATCCAATTAAATTTTTTATACATTCTTGGGATTACAAACTTTTTGGCTTAATACCTACAGATTTACACTTGTTTGGCGTGGAAAAATCTTTGCTTCCCTCTATATCAGATTATTCATCTAATGATGGTATATTCTATTTATGGGGTTCAGATCAATATGGGAGAGATATACTAAGTAGAATATTTTTTGCTTCACGTATATCTTTATCTATTGGATTAGTAGGTATATTATTGACCTTCTCAATAGGCATACTTTTGGGTGGAGTTGCGGGCTATTTTGGAGGATGGATAGATGAAGTTCTTATGAGAATAACAGAGGTTTTAATGTCAATTCCAAGTTTGTATTTAATATTAACTTTAAGTGCTGTTTTGCCCAGCAACATTTCACCAGAAATAAGATACTTGTTGATTGTAGTAATATTATCTTTTATAGGATGGCCTGGCATGACAAGGGTTATTCGAGGTATGACTATGGGATTAAAACAAACCGAATTTGTTGAGGCAGCAATTGCTTTGGGTTATCCACCACGAAAGGTGATATGGAATCATTTATTACCTAATACTTATACTTATGTTATTGTTTCAGCCACGCTTTCTATTCCTTCTTATATTCTTGGAGAAGCGAGTCTCAGTTTTTTAGGTGTAGGTATAACAGAACCAGGAGCT
Proteins encoded in this region:
- a CDS encoding ABC transporter permease, whose protein sequence is MDGKKNKDVKVDNQIGELENGEELFEREFMSTPALIWRALRKHKLGMISLWVLIILYLCAIFADFISPMNPFNNHIKYRFAQPSKIYRKDIFTGERIGPHTYLYLLERDPVTYQSRYVEATHFDIIKALDPESGEFTTFELGAYNSTYGATVTDITYNFKNTLMAKTVDGEYIELTSSYKYDQNLIPLYYFDIYQSETKVSLTEEGLIDVNNSKFLVGEPILTNIDTRDFIIAEHKNNFRYGYKLADKEIVSIDTFTVLEEIDVYFDYLPVALTPSDLKAVNLKNYPIKFFIHSWDYKLFGLIPTDLHLFGVEKSLLPSISDYSSNDGIFYLWGSDQYGRDILSRIFFASRISLSIGLVGILLTFSIGILLGGVAGYFGGWIDEVLMRITEVLMSIPSLYLILTLSAVLPSNISPEIRYLLIVVILSFIGWPGMTRVIRGMTMGLKQTEFVEAAIALGYPPRKVIWNHLLPNTYTYVIVSATLSIPSYILGEASLSFLGVGITEPGASWGLMLSQAQDIEVMTNYPWVLIPGIFIFITVLAFNLFGDAIRDALDPRALGI